ATCACGGTGACCGCGACCGCGATGCCGAGCGTGCGGACCGTGATCGTGCGGTAGACCTCGTCGCGGAACAAGGTGGCGAAGTTGTCCAGCGACCACTCCGTCACGACCTGGCCGGTGAACGTGTCGGTGTGCCAGAAGGCGGTGACGAACAACGCCGCCAGTGCGCCGAGGTAGGCCAGGCCCAGCCAGAGCAGCGGCGCGCTGAGCAGCATGCCCAGTCGCAACCTGGGTTTGCGGTAGAGGAATCCCGACACACTGGCGGCGATGCTCATGTCAGCCCTTGATCTCCGTCCACGCGCGAGTCCACTCGCCGTAGTCCTTGCACTTGACGTCGGTGCGGCCGTCGATGCACTGCGTGATCGGCGTGGTCCAGTACCAGATCTGGCTCGCGTAGGCCGCGTCACCGGCGTGGTAGGTCTCGCAGTGCTTGGCGTCCGCGGTCATCGAGCACGCCTTCGGGTTGGCCGGCGCCTCGCCGAAGTACTCGGCGACCTTCGCGTTGGCCTGCGGGCTGACGATGTGGTCGAGCCACTTGTAGGCGCAGGTCTTGTGCGGCGACTTCGCCGAGACCATCCAGGTGTCCGACCAGCCGGTCGCCCCCTCGGTGGGCAGGGTGGACTGCACCGGCGCGCCCTCGGACTGGGTGAGGTTGACCGTCACCTGCCAGGCGGTGCCGATGACGGCGTCGCCGTTCTTGAGCGCCTGGCTCTCCTTGAGGTAGTCCGACCAGTACTCCGACACGAGCGGGCGCTGCTGCTTGAGCAGGTCGACCGCGGCCTGGAACTGCTTGTCGTCCAGCGCGTAGGGGTTCTTGATGCCCAGTTCCGGCTTGGTCTTCATCAGGTACAGCGCGGCGTCGGCGATGTAGATCGGTGAGTCGTACGCGATGACCTTGCCCTTGTACGGCGAGTTCGGGTCGAACATGGTGGACCACGAGTTCGGCGCGGGGCTGACCTTGTCGGTGCGGTAGGTCAGGACGTTGGCGCCCCAGCCGTGCGGCACGCCGTAGGAGACGTTGTTGACGCTGTTCCACGGCTTGTTCTTGAGGAAGTCGTAGATGTCGGCGTAGTTCGGCACCAGGCTGGTGTTCACCGGCTCGACGTCGCCGCCCGCGATGAGCCGCAGCGACGCGTCACCGGAGGCGGAGATCACGTCGTACTGGCCGGTCTTCATGAGGCTGACCGCCTCGTCGGACGTGCCGAAGGTCTTGACGTTGACCTTGCACCCGGTGGCCTGTTCGAACGGGGTGACCCAGTCGACGTTCGGGTCGTTGGA
The sequence above is a segment of the Amycolatopsis viridis genome. Coding sequences within it:
- a CDS encoding ABC transporter substrate-binding protein, which produces MRNSRTLRLIAGVMCAGTALAACGTSSTSSSSAGGGAFTPPKLEALSQLGQPEGALNILAWPGYAENGSNDPNVDWVTPFEQATGCKVNVKTFGTSDEAVSLMKTGQYDVISASGDASLRLIAGGDVEPVNTSLVPNYADIYDFLKNKPWNSVNNVSYGVPHGWGANVLTYRTDKVSPAPNSWSTMFDPNSPYKGKVIAYDSPIYIADAALYLMKTKPELGIKNPYALDDKQFQAAVDLLKQQRPLVSEYWSDYLKESQALKNGDAVIGTAWQVTVNLTQSEGAPVQSTLPTEGATGWSDTWMVSAKSPHKTCAYKWLDHIVSPQANAKVAEYFGEAPANPKACSMTADAKHCETYHAGDAAYASQIWYWTTPITQCIDGRTDVKCKDYGEWTRAWTEIKG